AACATAGAGCCCACACCGTGGCtaagaaagtggaggaaaacgtttttaaaattttgtttaaaaggcTGATTATGCATGGTAACTCAAACTTTCATTGGATTTTCAATGAAACGTACtttcaatatattttgtttggttttaaaaTAGGGCGCGATGGATAATCTAGGGCATTACGGGTGAACGGGCTCTctcaaagaaattaaaaaacctCCTATAGTGTCAACAATGTGTAAGGTAATcagaattatcaaaatttgcaCGCCCTAATCATATGATTTTGGAATTTGGATTCATCCGTATTCTAATTTAGAccatattttattttctaatcagTCATTTATGTATCTTACCTGGTGgccagccatatcatccatgagtCTGCCAATCATGCTTGCAGCTTCAAGAATTAAAGGATCACTTGATAACCATTTGAATCCTTCTTCGGTCACCAAATCCCCCATGCCAACGAGGGAAGTTGTTGCAAGCATTTTGTAACCACTAGTTACAAGTGCAACTCTCATATACTCTTCCATACTCGGAACACAGCCTTCATGACACCATTTGGCTTCCTCAAAGTATGCTCTAACTAAATTCTTCATCTGAAATtattaacaataataataaaaaagccATTAGttttaaagaaatttcattttttattttccactaACAAAATGTGACTCGGGTTGATGCTTACTTCAGATTTTGCGTAATTGACACGATATGATCTTCCTTCCTTGGTCATTTCTTCATCAATCATGTTGTAAACATCCAACAGTGCTTGATAACACAGTTTCATGTACTCTGGCAGTTGATCCAAGGCATTATTTTCCAACCTGAAAAATCATTTATACTTTAAACGACTAACCTTCCATTAATCTTAGGAAgtgattttgatatttttagggattcaaagaaaataaaaacactaAAAGGGGCATGAATTTAACCTCTCAATTGCATCAGTGAAGAGCACAAGTTCTTCCAAGGTACCATAGACGTCATAAATGTCATCAATAATTGAAGTCAAGGAAATCACTTTAGTTAGAATCCTCCGAACAAGAATATATTGGGGCTCAAAGTACACTCCCAGTATCCAAAAGTAGCACTCCACCAATCTGTCTCTTGCAAAAGGTAGTTTATTTGCAAAGTCCAAATTTTTCCACCACCTGAAAAACTGTaacacaaaaaaggaagtgcCATGAAACAAGATCAACATTTCAGACTTGTTAAATCACAATGATTCAACTTGAATGACGAAGAATCACCTTGTGATTTCGCTTAGCTCCTTCTGATGCACCTTTTGCAAGAAGTTGAAATCCAATTTCGCAAAATCCAGTAGAGTTTTGTTGTGGGAATCCTCTTGTTCATAGAAGCGGATGTAATGCCATGCCTCGAGTCTTGTCAGGCCCTTTTGGATGGGCTGATTTAGAGCGTGAACTACTTGTGTTGCAATAGCATTGTTTAAGTTGGGTACCGCGGAGTTGAGGTGTGTGGTCGTAAAATCCAGTGCTTCGTCTAAAATATCTTCTCCATGAACCCTGAAATGAGTAGCTTCGTACAAGCTTAACAATCCTCGAACATCACCTTTTACATATTCTTGGAATTTTCCTTTATCGTCCTTGAATTTGTTAAACACATCTGTGTGACACATGATCAACGAGGTGAGAAAAGTACATAACACATTCTTATAGTATTTTATAAGAAGTGACAAGACACAATAACCTCAACAAGGAGAAGGCACGGTAAATTTTCATAAGTTGGAATGACTAAATGATGTATgttctaaaaactactccaAACCCATAAGGGTCTAACTGAACCTTTTATAAGTTTGCAGTGACCAAGGTAGAATTTGTTAGGAGTTTGAAGGGGGCAAATGGTAATGATCCAATTAGAGGTAATAATCGAATCCATTTCAAAGAGTTTGTTGTTGGATTTATGTTGAAGTTGTGAAGTATGAATTGAACTTGGTTTAGATATCTTTTCGCTGATAATAACAGATTTCGACCAAAATATGGGTACTACAAAAATTGGCGATGTAACCACATAAATATGGGTAGTAAGTAAAAGAGAATTACCATAGGAGACAGGATGTCCTTGCTGTCTAAGCACTCGAAATGATTGAGCCACAGTGTAAAGATCTTCATCGTTGGCCATTTCATGATAGGTTTCATATATGTCCAGTAATTTTGTCTCGATTTCGGTTTCGAAATGGTAGCCCACACCCAAGCGTTGAATTGCATCAATCAAGCTTAGCTTCTGTGAAGGTTTATCGGCACTTGCCGCTATCATCTCCCTCACTTTTTCTTTGAGCAGCTCAATTCTTTGCTCCGTCTTAACATCCACTTCCTATGAAAACAATGATAAATATGCTCAT
The sequence above is drawn from the Rhododendron vialii isolate Sample 1 chromosome 6a, ASM3025357v1 genome and encodes:
- the LOC131330930 gene encoding (-)-germacrene D synthase-like — its product is MEINSSPTLTLTHGKVPEVTPRRSANFHPSVWGDYFLVYASVAMEVDVKTEQRIELLKEKVREMIAASADKPSQKLSLIDAIQRLGVGYHFETEIETKLLDIYETYHEMANDEDLYTVAQSFRVLRQQGHPVSYDVFNKFKDDKGKFQEYVKGDVRGLLSLYEATHFRVHGEDILDEALDFTTTHLNSAVPNLNNAIATQVVHALNQPIQKGLTRLEAWHYIRFYEQEDSHNKTLLDFAKLDFNFLQKVHQKELSEITRWWKNLDFANKLPFARDRLVECYFWILGVYFEPQYILVRRILTKVISLTSIIDDIYDVYGTLEELVLFTDAIERLENNALDQLPEYMKLCYQALLDVYNMIDEEMTKEGRSYRVNYAKSEMKNLVRAYFEEAKWCHEGCVPSMEEYMRVALVTSGYKMLATTSLVGMGDLVTEEGFKWLSSDPLILEAASMIGRLMDDMAGHQHEQERGHVASAVECYMKQHGVAEEAVYVEFQHRVTNAWKDMNAECLYPTVVPMPLLARVFNLARVIYLIYTGEDGYTNSGKKMKQCITSVLIDSV